The Branchiostoma lanceolatum isolate klBraLanc5 chromosome 10, klBraLanc5.hap2, whole genome shotgun sequence genome has a window encoding:
- the LOC136443196 gene encoding angiopoietin-4-like: protein MDRPFPVYCDMKTDGGGWTVIQRRYNGQLNFHRNWDDYRDGFGNHSKEHWLGLEKIHQVLSQGRYSLRIDIEDFQGDRAYALYDDIMLTDETDYYRLSIDGFSGNASDSMSYSNGRQFSSRDVDRDGKAGGSCATQLAGGWWFNYCSFSNLNGPYYRPEYYRAGSTGFALFWRHWKGWYHLLKKTKMMIRSRDFKGKMEQLKEDHLRK from the exons ATGGACAGACCCTTTCCTGTGTACTGTGACATGAAGACTGACGGTGGGGGATGGACAGTCATCCAACGCAG GTACAACGGGCAGCTGAATTTCCACCGTAACTGGGACGATTACCGGGACGGCTTCGGGAACCACTCCAAGGAGCACTGGCTGGGGCTCGAGAAGATTCACCAG GTGCTGTCACAGGGCCGCTACTCTCTGCGCATCGACATCGAGGACTTCCAGGGGGACCGAGCGTACGCGCTGTACGATGACATCATGCTCACAGACGAGACGGACTACTACAGACTCAGCATAGACGG gttcAGCGGGAACGCGAGCGACTCGATGTCCTACAGCAACGGGCGCCAGTTCAGCAGCCGGGATGTCGACCGCGACGGGAAGGCGGGCGGCTCCTGCGCCACCCAGCTGGCGGGAG GTTGGTggttcaactactgcagcttcTCTAACCTGAACGGCCCGTACTACCGACCGGAGTACTACCGGGCCGGGTCCACCGGCTTCGCGCTGTTCTGGAGACACTGGAAGGGATG GTACCATCTCTTAAAGAAGACCAAGATGATGATAAGATCACGTGACTTCAAGGGCAAGATGGAACAGCTGAAGGAGGACCATCTTAGAAAGTAG